A genomic region of Halomonas aestuarii contains the following coding sequences:
- the rnhB gene encoding ribonuclease HII, whose protein sequence is MKRKTLPPLSIDYVGDRLAGVDEVGRGPLVGPVVAAAVILDHERPIEGLDDSKALTARRREALCGEIRERALAFAVAEASAAEIDDLNIFHATHLAMRRAIDALDPGPEYLLVDGNRLPGHHVPGQAVVKGDARHPAIAAASILAKVARDAGMVALDARHPEYGFARHKGYPTREHLAALERLGALPEHRRSFGPVKRQLALL, encoded by the coding sequence ATGAAGCGAAAGACGCTGCCGCCGCTCTCGATCGACTATGTGGGCGATCGCCTGGCCGGCGTGGACGAGGTGGGCCGCGGCCCGCTGGTCGGTCCGGTGGTCGCCGCGGCGGTGATCCTCGATCACGAGCGGCCCATCGAGGGCCTTGATGATTCCAAGGCGCTCACGGCCCGTCGACGCGAGGCACTCTGTGGCGAGATCCGCGAACGGGCGCTGGCCTTCGCCGTGGCCGAGGCCAGCGCCGCGGAGATCGATGACCTCAACATCTTCCATGCGACCCATCTCGCCATGCGCCGGGCCATCGACGCCCTGGACCCTGGACCCGAGTACCTGCTGGTGGACGGCAATCGCCTGCCCGGGCATCATGTCCCCGGCCAGGCGGTGGTCAAGGGCGATGCCCGTCATCCCGCCATCGCCGCCGCCTCGATCCTCGCCAAGGTGGCGCGCGACGCCGGCATGGTGGCCCTGGACGCCCGGCATCCCGAGTACGGTTTCGCCCGCCACAAGGGCTACCCGACCCGCGAGCACCTGGCCGCCCTGGAGCGCCTGGGAGCGCTGCCCGAGCATCGCCGCTCCTTCGGCCCGGTAAAGCGCCAGTTGGCGCTGCTCTGA
- the dnaE gene encoding DNA polymerase III subunit alpha, with protein MTAPFVHLRVHSEFSLVDGLVRLKPLVQAAVDQGLPAVTLTDEANLFGLVKFYKGAQGAGLKPIIGSDLWLANPHDEEHPYRLTLLAMDETGYRNLTELISRGWMHGQRQGQALLDKAWVLEQSGGLIALSGGREGEVGRHLLSDHHDEARVLLEEWNAAFPGRFYLELTRTGRPLEEECVHLSVDLAIETGTPVVATNDVRFLEREDFWAHETRVAIGEGKALDDKRRERRYTEEQYLKSPAEMAELFADIPEALENSVMIAARCNVDVRLGEIFLPEFEIPEGLTQDEFFRKISHDGLTERLDFLYPAERYPRDGDEYAEIDARYRKRLDFELDIIIQMGFPGYFLIVMDFIQWAKDNDVPVGPGRGSGAGSLVAYAQKITDLDPIGYDLLFERFLNPERVSMPDFDVDFCMEKRDRVIDYVADRYGRDAVSQIVTFGTMAAKAVVRDVARAQGKPYSLGDKLSKLIPFEVGMTLAKAIEAEPALKEYLEVDDEAAEIWEMALKLEGITRGTGKHAGGVVIAPTKLTDFSPLLCDEEGNGLVVQFDKNDIEDAGLVKFDFLGLRTLTIIDWALEMVDKVRATEDLGPLDIDTIPLDDVPTFEMLKKAETTAVFQLESRGMKELIKRLLPDSLEDMIALVALFRPGPLQSGMVDDFINRKHGRAEISYPHPDYQHELLKPVLAPTYGIILYQEQVMQIAQVMAGYSLGQADMLRRAMGKKKPEEMAKQRAGFMEGCADNGIDKDLAGNIFDLVEKFAGYGFNKSHSAAYALVSYQTAWLKAHYPGPFMAAVISTEMDNLDKVVPLIEECRHLGLTVTPPDVNVGGYRFTVDDQARVVYGLGAIRGVGEGPIGAIVEAREAGGAFEDLFDFCRRVDPKRMNKRTLEALIRSGALDTLGPSRAVLAAALEDALKAAAQNQTNQNLGMVDMFGEAFAAPDEAEQDAYGDYRRAREWTDKERLAGEKETLGLYLTGHPIDEYEQELARFVSTRIGDLKPSREPQRVAGLVVGVRTMKSKRGDTMAFITLDDRTGRIEASLFGELYDQLRGRIEADQVMIVEGEVASDDYSGGLRLRGKEVTPMVEARSRFGQAVELSLDGGRLNGRLVDSLRASLSPFRDEAGLPVRLRYRNAEASGWMELAEEWRVTPSDELLTGLREVQGQDGVRLKYR; from the coding sequence ATGACTGCACCCTTCGTTCATCTTCGCGTTCACAGCGAGTTCTCCCTGGTCGACGGCCTGGTGCGTCTCAAGCCGCTCGTCCAGGCCGCCGTGGACCAGGGCCTGCCGGCCGTGACGCTGACCGACGAGGCGAACCTCTTCGGCCTGGTCAAGTTCTACAAGGGCGCCCAGGGCGCCGGGCTCAAGCCGATCATCGGCAGCGACCTGTGGCTGGCCAATCCCCATGACGAGGAGCACCCCTATCGCCTCACCCTGCTGGCCATGGACGAGACCGGCTATCGCAACCTCACCGAGCTGATCTCCCGGGGCTGGATGCACGGTCAGCGCCAGGGCCAGGCCCTGCTCGACAAGGCCTGGGTGCTCGAGCAGAGCGGGGGGCTGATCGCGCTCTCCGGCGGCCGGGAAGGCGAGGTCGGCCGCCACCTGCTCAGCGACCACCATGACGAGGCACGCGTCCTGCTCGAGGAGTGGAATGCCGCCTTCCCGGGACGCTTCTACCTGGAGCTGACCCGAACCGGCCGGCCGCTGGAGGAGGAGTGCGTGCACCTCTCGGTGGACCTCGCCATCGAGACCGGCACCCCGGTGGTGGCCACCAACGACGTGCGCTTTCTGGAGCGCGAGGACTTCTGGGCCCACGAGACCCGGGTTGCCATCGGCGAGGGCAAGGCGCTGGACGACAAGCGCCGCGAGCGGCGCTACACCGAGGAGCAGTACCTCAAGAGCCCCGCGGAGATGGCCGAGCTGTTCGCCGACATTCCCGAGGCGCTCGAGAACAGCGTGATGATTGCGGCGCGCTGCAACGTGGACGTGCGCCTGGGCGAGATCTTCCTGCCCGAGTTCGAGATCCCCGAGGGGCTGACCCAGGACGAGTTCTTCCGCAAGATCTCCCACGACGGCTTGACCGAGCGCCTGGACTTCCTCTACCCGGCCGAGCGCTATCCGCGGGACGGGGACGAGTATGCCGAGATCGATGCCCGCTATCGCAAGCGCCTCGACTTCGAGCTCGACATCATCATCCAGATGGGCTTCCCCGGCTACTTCCTGATCGTGATGGACTTCATCCAGTGGGCCAAGGACAACGACGTCCCGGTGGGGCCCGGGCGCGGCTCCGGCGCCGGCTCGCTGGTGGCCTACGCCCAGAAGATCACCGACCTCGACCCCATCGGTTACGACCTGCTGTTCGAGCGCTTCCTCAACCCCGAACGGGTCTCGATGCCCGACTTCGACGTCGACTTCTGCATGGAGAAGCGTGACCGGGTCATCGACTACGTGGCCGACCGCTACGGCCGCGATGCCGTCTCGCAGATCGTCACCTTCGGCACCATGGCCGCCAAGGCGGTGGTGCGCGACGTGGCCCGCGCCCAGGGCAAGCCCTATTCGCTCGGCGACAAGCTCTCCAAGCTGATCCCCTTCGAGGTGGGCATGACGCTCGCCAAGGCCATCGAGGCCGAGCCGGCCTTGAAGGAGTACCTCGAGGTCGACGACGAGGCCGCCGAGATCTGGGAGATGGCCCTGAAGCTCGAGGGCATCACCCGGGGCACCGGCAAGCACGCCGGCGGCGTGGTGATCGCGCCCACCAAGCTCACCGACTTCTCGCCGCTGCTCTGCGACGAGGAGGGCAACGGCCTGGTGGTGCAGTTCGACAAGAACGACATCGAGGACGCCGGCCTGGTCAAGTTCGACTTCCTGGGCCTGCGCACCCTGACCATCATCGACTGGGCGCTGGAGATGGTCGACAAGGTGCGGGCCACCGAGGACCTGGGCCCGCTGGACATCGACACCATCCCGCTGGATGACGTCCCCACCTTCGAGATGCTCAAGAAGGCCGAGACCACGGCGGTCTTCCAGCTCGAGTCCCGCGGCATGAAGGAGCTCATCAAGCGCCTGCTGCCCGATTCCCTGGAGGATATGATCGCCCTGGTGGCGCTGTTCCGTCCCGGCCCCCTGCAGTCGGGCATGGTGGACGACTTCATCAACCGCAAGCACGGCCGGGCCGAGATCTCCTATCCGCACCCGGACTACCAGCACGAGCTGCTCAAGCCGGTGCTCGCCCCCACCTACGGCATCATCCTCTACCAGGAGCAGGTGATGCAGATCGCCCAGGTGATGGCCGGCTACAGCCTGGGCCAGGCCGACATGCTGCGCCGCGCCATGGGCAAGAAGAAACCCGAGGAGATGGCCAAGCAGCGCGCGGGCTTCATGGAGGGTTGCGCGGACAACGGCATCGACAAGGACCTCGCCGGCAACATCTTCGACCTGGTGGAGAAGTTCGCGGGTTACGGCTTCAACAAGTCCCACTCGGCGGCCTATGCGCTGGTCTCCTACCAGACCGCCTGGCTCAAGGCGCACTATCCCGGGCCCTTCATGGCCGCGGTGATCTCCACCGAGATGGACAACCTCGACAAGGTGGTGCCGCTGATCGAGGAGTGTCGCCACCTGGGCCTCACGGTGACCCCGCCCGACGTCAACGTCGGCGGCTACCGGTTCACGGTCGACGACCAGGCCCGGGTGGTGTATGGCCTGGGCGCGATCCGCGGGGTCGGCGAGGGCCCGATCGGCGCCATCGTCGAGGCCCGGGAGGCGGGGGGGGCCTTCGAGGACCTCTTCGACTTCTGCCGCCGGGTCGACCCGAAGCGCATGAACAAGCGCACCCTGGAGGCGCTGATCCGCTCCGGGGCGCTGGACACCCTGGGGCCGAGCCGCGCGGTGCTCGCCGCCGCCCTGGAGGATGCCCTGAAGGCCGCGGCCCAGAACCAGACCAACCAGAACCTCGGCATGGTGGACATGTTCGGCGAGGCCTTCGCCGCGCCGGACGAGGCCGAGCAGGACGCCTACGGCGACTATCGCCGGGCCCGGGAGTGGACCGACAAGGAGCGCCTGGCCGGCGAGAAGGAGACCCTGGGGCTCTACCTCACCGGGCACCCCATCGACGAGTACGAGCAGGAGCTCGCGCGCTTCGTCTCCACCCGCATCGGCGACCTCAAGCCCTCCCGGGAGCCCCAGCGGGTGGCCGGGCTGGTGGTCGGCGTGCGGACCATGAAATCCAAGCGCGGCGACACCATGGCCTTCATCACCCTGGACGATCGCACCGGGCGCATCGAGGCCTCGCTCTTCGGCGAGCTCTATGACCAGCTGCGGGGGCGCATCGAGGCCGACCAGGTGATGATCGTCGAGGGCGAGGTCGCAAGCGACGACTACTCCGGGGGCCTGCGCCTGCGCGGCAAGGAGGTCACCCCCATGGTCGAGGCGCGCAGCCGCTTCGGCCAGGCGGTGGAGCTCTCCCTGGATGGCGGGCGCCTCAACGGCCGCCTGGTGGACAGCCTGCGGGCGAGCCTCTCGCCCTTCCGCGACGAGGCGGGCCTGCCGGTGCGGCTGCGCTACCGCAACGCCGAGGCCTCCGGCTGGATGGAGCTCGCCGAGGAGTGGCGGGTCACGCCCTCCGACGAACTGCTCACGGGCCTGCGTGAGGTGCAGGGGCAGGACGGCGTGCGCCTCAAGTACCGCTGA
- the tilS gene encoding tRNA lysidine(34) synthetase TilS: MRDASALQSLIDDALADTPPGRCVWVALSGGLDSTLLLTLAAQACRRHPRPLRALHVHHGMQSAAEDFERHCRRLASRLGVPLFVERVAVDLAAGQGPEAAAREARQAAFARRLAPGDTLWLAQHGDDQAETFLLAALRGSGVRGLAAMPSGRDWRGARLARPLLGVSRETLDTEARRRGLAWVEDPTNADETLDRNFLRHAVLPLLETRWPAAGQALARSAALAGEADGLLEELAGLDLEGLGGDPGRLPITGLQALSAPRRRLLIRHACRRQDLPTPPLRRLEALLHQLDARADAEVRVVWAGGEARVWRGHLYLLRPADACRPAERGDVWCVDWDGRSPLATPLGEFPATLGREDGTPVRLRVMPRRGGERLRLAGRGRRDLKRLLQELGVPPWERERLLVVHQGEEAVAVLAPRGPRWRVVAEGWSGA; the protein is encoded by the coding sequence ATGCGCGATGCAAGCGCGCTACAGTCCCTGATCGACGACGCCCTGGCGGACACCCCGCCGGGGCGTTGCGTCTGGGTCGCCCTGTCGGGCGGCCTGGACTCCACCCTGCTGCTGACCCTGGCCGCGCAGGCCTGCCGGCGCCATCCGCGCCCCTTGCGCGCGCTGCATGTCCATCACGGGATGCAGTCCGCCGCCGAGGACTTCGAGCGCCACTGCCGCCGGCTGGCCTCGCGGCTCGGCGTGCCGCTCTTCGTCGAACGGGTCGCGGTCGACCTCGCGGCCGGGCAGGGACCGGAAGCGGCGGCCCGTGAGGCGCGCCAGGCGGCCTTTGCCCGGCGCCTGGCCCCGGGCGATACCCTCTGGCTGGCCCAGCACGGCGACGACCAGGCCGAGACCTTCCTGCTGGCCGCCCTGCGGGGCAGCGGCGTGCGTGGGCTCGCCGCCATGCCGTCAGGCCGTGACTGGCGCGGCGCCCGCCTCGCGCGCCCGCTGCTGGGCGTGTCGCGTGAAACGCTGGATACCGAGGCGAGGCGCCGCGGGCTGGCCTGGGTGGAGGACCCCACCAACGCGGACGAGACCCTCGACCGCAACTTCCTGCGCCATGCCGTGCTGCCGCTGCTCGAGACCCGCTGGCCCGCAGCCGGCCAGGCCCTGGCCCGCAGCGCGGCGCTGGCCGGCGAGGCCGACGGCCTGCTCGAGGAACTCGCCGGTCTGGACCTCGAGGGGCTGGGCGGAGACCCCGGCCGGTTGCCGATCACCGGGCTCCAGGCGCTCTCCGCCCCTCGCCGGCGCCTGCTGATCCGCCATGCCTGCCGGCGTCAGGACCTGCCGACGCCTCCCCTCCGGCGCCTCGAGGCGCTGCTCCACCAGCTCGACGCCCGCGCGGACGCCGAGGTCAGGGTCGTCTGGGCCGGGGGCGAGGCGCGGGTCTGGCGGGGGCACCTCTACCTGCTGCGCCCTGCCGATGCCTGCCGGCCGGCCGAGCGGGGAGACGTCTGGTGCGTCGACTGGGACGGGCGGTCGCCGCTGGCCACGCCCCTGGGCGAGTTCCCGGCCACGCTGGGCCGGGAGGACGGCACGCCGGTCCGGCTGCGGGTGATGCCGCGACGGGGCGGCGAGCGCCTGCGGCTGGCCGGCCGCGGCCGGCGGGACCTCAAGCGGCTGCTGCAGGAACTCGGTGTGCCGCCCTGGGAGCGCGAGCGGCTGCTGGTGGTCCACCAGGGCGAGGAGGCGGTGGCGGTGCTGGCGCCGCGGGGGCCCCGCTGGCGGGTCGTGGCCGAGGGCTGGTCAGGGGCGTGA
- the ppx gene encoding exopolyphosphatase: MTVPTDRPAATPGETATAPRRLAAIDLGSNSFHLLVANYQDDRLQVVARLGEKVQLAAGLDEDGVLGEDAMRRALDCLARFAPFLKGIGHRDLRVVGTNALRDARNSQVLIERAEALLGHRIEIIAGREEARLIYLGAAHAVAEDGRRLIVDIGGGSTEFIIGEHFEPLALESLRMGCVTFTRRFFDSGEISEKRMRRAELAALSELANIQRPFQRLGWQDPVGSSGTIKAAAAVIAAAGQGPGGVITREGLRELRRQLIRCKRLDRVSMPGLKADRSRIFPAGIAILGAIFEAFDLQQMRFADGALREGVLYDMVGRHTPEDSRLKTLDGLARNYRVDGRQADNVAATALGLFDQVREAWGLDDDQARFLDWGSRLHEVGLAISHSQFHRHGAYLLEHSDLAGFSRPEQRLLAFLVRAHRRKFPVKEWQALPASEQGPHARLARLLRLAVLINHSRPEQPPPLPRLVADGEALQLTLNGDDDPALLLNDLEQEAAYQAAAGYSLTLSRP; this comes from the coding sequence ATGACAGTGCCAACGGACCGGCCCGCCGCCACCCCGGGGGAGACCGCCACCGCCCCCCGCCGCCTCGCCGCCATCGACCTCGGCTCCAACAGCTTCCACCTGCTGGTCGCCAACTACCAGGACGACCGGTTGCAGGTGGTCGCCCGGCTGGGCGAGAAGGTTCAGCTGGCCGCCGGGCTCGACGAGGACGGCGTGCTCGGCGAGGACGCCATGCGCCGGGCGCTGGACTGCCTGGCCCGCTTCGCCCCCTTCCTGAAGGGCATCGGCCACCGCGACCTGCGGGTGGTCGGCACCAATGCCCTGCGCGATGCGCGCAACAGCCAGGTCCTGATCGAGCGCGCCGAGGCCCTGCTGGGTCACCGCATCGAGATCATCGCCGGCCGCGAGGAGGCGCGCCTGATCTACCTGGGCGCGGCCCATGCGGTGGCCGAGGATGGCCGCCGACTGATCGTCGACATCGGCGGCGGCTCCACGGAGTTCATCATCGGCGAGCACTTCGAGCCGCTGGCCCTGGAGAGCCTGCGGATGGGCTGCGTGACCTTCACCCGGCGCTTCTTCGACAGCGGCGAGATCAGCGAGAAGCGCATGCGCCGCGCCGAGCTCGCCGCCCTCTCGGAGCTGGCCAACATCCAGCGCCCCTTCCAGCGGCTCGGCTGGCAAGACCCCGTGGGCTCCAGCGGCACCATCAAGGCCGCGGCGGCGGTGATCGCGGCGGCCGGCCAGGGGCCCGGGGGGGTGATCACCCGCGAGGGACTGCGGGAGCTGCGCCGGCAGTTGATCCGCTGCAAGCGGCTGGACCGGGTTTCCATGCCCGGACTCAAGGCCGACCGCTCGCGGATCTTTCCGGCGGGCATCGCGATCCTCGGCGCCATCTTCGAGGCCTTCGACCTGCAGCAGATGCGCTTTGCCGACGGCGCCCTGCGCGAGGGCGTGCTCTATGACATGGTGGGTCGCCATACCCCCGAGGACTCCCGTCTCAAGACCCTGGACGGCCTGGCCCGCAACTACCGGGTGGACGGCCGACAGGCCGATAACGTGGCGGCGACGGCCCTCGGGCTGTTCGACCAGGTCCGGGAGGCCTGGGGGCTGGACGACGACCAGGCACGCTTCCTCGACTGGGGGAGCCGGCTCCACGAGGTGGGCCTGGCCATCTCCCACAGCCAGTTCCACCGTCACGGGGCCTACCTGCTGGAACACTCCGACCTGGCCGGCTTCTCGCGCCCGGAGCAGCGGCTGCTGGCCTTCCTGGTGCGCGCCCACCGCCGCAAGTTCCCGGTCAAGGAGTGGCAGGCCCTGCCCGCCTCCGAGCAGGGGCCCCACGCCCGGCTGGCCCGCCTGCTGCGCCTGGCCGTGCTGATCAACCACTCCCGTCCCGAGCAGCCCCCTCCCCTGCCGCGACTCGTGGCCGACGGCGAGGCGCTGCAGCTGACCCTGAACGGCGACGACGACCCGGCCCTGCTGCTCAACGACCTGGAGCAGGAAGCCGCCTACCAGGCGGCCGCCGGCTACTCCCTGACGCTGTCACGCCCCTGA
- the rho gene encoding transcription termination factor Rho, whose translation MNLTELKQKPVPELLEIAREMGIDNLARSRKQDIIFAILKKHAKSGEPIFGDGVLEILQDGFGFLRSADSSYLAGPDDIYVSPSQIRRFNLRKGDSISGKIRPPKEGERYFALLKVSEINFDKPENAKHKILFENLTPLFPQERLRMEIGNGSTEDLTARIIDLTAPIGKGQRGLLVSPPKAGKTLMLQNIATSITRNNPECHLIVLLIDERPEEVTEMSRTVRGEVVASTFDEPPARHVQVAEMVIEKAKRLVEHKKDVVILLDSITRLARAYNTVVPSSGKVLTGGVDAHALEKPKRFFGAARNIEEGGSLTIIATALVDTGSKMDEVIFEEFKGTGNMEAHLDRKLAERRVYPAINIRRSGTRREDLIASEDEMQRMWILRKLLNPMEDTAATEFLIDRLKDTKTNLEFFEAMKRR comes from the coding sequence ATGAATCTTACCGAACTCAAGCAAAAGCCAGTTCCGGAGCTTCTGGAGATCGCCCGCGAGATGGGCATCGACAACCTGGCGCGTTCCCGCAAGCAGGACATCATCTTCGCCATCCTCAAGAAGCATGCCAAGAGCGGTGAGCCGATCTTCGGTGATGGCGTGCTGGAGATCCTGCAGGATGGATTCGGCTTTCTGCGCAGTGCCGACAGCTCCTACCTGGCCGGTCCCGATGACATCTATGTCTCGCCCTCGCAGATCCGTCGCTTCAACCTGCGCAAGGGCGACTCCATCTCCGGCAAGATTCGCCCGCCGAAGGAAGGGGAGCGCTACTTCGCGCTGTTGAAGGTCAGCGAGATCAACTTCGACAAGCCGGAAAACGCCAAGCACAAGATCCTCTTCGAGAACCTCACGCCGCTGTTCCCCCAGGAGCGGCTGCGCATGGAGATCGGCAACGGCTCCACCGAGGACCTCACCGCCCGCATCATCGATCTCACCGCGCCCATCGGCAAGGGCCAGCGCGGACTGCTGGTCTCCCCGCCCAAGGCGGGCAAGACCCTGATGCTGCAGAACATCGCCACCTCCATCACTCGCAACAACCCCGAGTGCCACCTGATCGTGCTGCTGATCGACGAGCGCCCCGAGGAGGTGACGGAGATGTCGCGCACCGTGCGCGGCGAGGTGGTGGCCTCGACCTTCGACGAGCCGCCGGCCCGTCACGTGCAGGTGGCCGAGATGGTCATCGAGAAGGCCAAGCGACTGGTCGAGCACAAGAAGGACGTGGTGATCCTGCTCGACTCCATCACGCGTCTGGCCCGTGCCTACAACACCGTGGTGCCGAGCTCCGGCAAGGTGCTCACCGGCGGTGTCGACGCCCATGCCCTGGAGAAGCCCAAGCGCTTCTTCGGCGCGGCGCGCAACATCGAGGAGGGCGGCAGTCTGACCATCATCGCCACGGCACTGGTCGACACCGGCTCCAAGATGGACGAGGTGATCTTCGAGGAGTTCAAGGGCACCGGCAACATGGAGGCCCACCTCGACCGCAAGCTGGCCGAGCGTCGCGTCTATCCGGCGATCAACATCCGCCGCAGCGGCACCCGCCGCGAGGACCTGATCGCCTCCGAGGACGAGATGCAGCGCATGTGGATCCTGCGCAAGCTGCTCAACCCCATGGAGGACACGGCGGCCACCGAGTTCCTGATCGACCGCCTGAAGGATACCAAGACCAACCTGGAGTTCTTCGAGGCCATGAAGCGGCGTTGA
- the ubiD gene encoding 4-hydroxy-3-polyprenylbenzoate decarboxylase — MKYQDLREFIAVLEDQGELVRVSAEVDPYLEITEICDRTLRAGGPALLFENVKGHTMPLLGNLFGTPKRVAMGMGQDSVAALREVGELLAFLKEPEPPKGFRDAWSKLPIFKQVMSMGPKTVRSAPVQALVYEGDEVDLDRLPIQHCWPGDAAPLVTWPLVITRGPHKARQNLGIYRQQKLGRNRLIMRWLSHRGGALDFQEFQKTNPGEPFPVAVALGADPATILGAVTPVPDSLSEYAFAGLLRGSRTELVKCGHADLQVPASAEIILEGFLYPDDTAPEGPYGDHTGYYNEVEQFPVFTVTRMTMRENAIYHSTYTGRPPDEPAILGLALNEVFVPILRRQFPEIVDFYLPPEGCSYRMAVVTMKKQYPGHAKRVMMGVWSFLRQFMYTKFVVVLDDDVDARDWKDVIWAITTRMDPARDTVMVENTPIDYLDFASPVAGLGSKMGLDATGKWPGETDREWGTPIVMDEAVKARVSDRWNELGITLSPDNDTRHS; from the coding sequence ATGAAGTATCAGGACCTGCGCGAGTTCATCGCGGTGCTCGAGGACCAGGGCGAACTCGTCCGGGTCTCCGCCGAGGTGGACCCGTACCTCGAGATCACCGAGATCTGCGATCGCACCCTGCGGGCCGGCGGGCCCGCGCTGCTGTTCGAGAACGTCAAGGGTCACACCATGCCGCTGCTCGGCAACCTGTTCGGCACGCCGAAACGGGTGGCCATGGGCATGGGCCAGGACTCGGTGGCCGCCCTGCGCGAGGTGGGCGAGCTGCTGGCCTTCCTCAAGGAGCCGGAGCCCCCCAAGGGGTTCCGCGATGCCTGGAGCAAGCTGCCGATCTTCAAGCAGGTGATGAGCATGGGGCCGAAGACGGTGCGCTCGGCCCCGGTCCAGGCGCTTGTCTACGAGGGTGACGAGGTCGACCTCGACCGCCTGCCGATCCAGCACTGCTGGCCCGGGGATGCCGCGCCGCTGGTCACCTGGCCGCTGGTGATCACCCGCGGGCCCCACAAGGCCCGCCAGAATCTCGGCATCTACCGCCAGCAGAAGCTCGGCAGGAACCGCCTGATCATGCGCTGGCTATCCCATCGCGGCGGGGCCCTGGACTTCCAGGAGTTCCAGAAGACGAATCCCGGCGAGCCCTTCCCGGTGGCCGTGGCGCTGGGCGCCGACCCGGCCACCATCCTGGGGGCCGTGACGCCGGTGCCGGACAGCCTCTCCGAGTATGCCTTCGCCGGGCTCCTGCGCGGCTCGCGTACCGAGCTGGTCAAGTGCGGCCATGCCGACCTCCAGGTGCCGGCGTCCGCCGAGATCATCCTCGAGGGCTTCCTCTACCCGGACGACACGGCGCCCGAGGGCCCCTACGGCGACCACACCGGCTACTACAACGAGGTCGAGCAGTTCCCGGTGTTCACGGTGACGCGCATGACCATGCGCGAGAACGCCATCTATCACTCCACCTACACCGGCCGGCCGCCCGACGAGCCGGCGATCCTGGGGCTGGCCCTCAACGAGGTGTTCGTGCCGATCCTGCGCCGCCAGTTCCCCGAGATCGTCGACTTCTACCTGCCCCCCGAGGGCTGCTCCTACCGCATGGCGGTGGTGACCATGAAGAAGCAGTACCCGGGCCATGCCAAGCGCGTGATGATGGGCGTATGGAGCTTCCTTCGCCAGTTCATGTACACCAAGTTCGTGGTGGTGCTCGACGACGACGTCGACGCCCGCGACTGGAAGGACGTGATCTGGGCCATCACCACCCGCATGGATCCCGCCCGGGACACCGTGATGGTGGAGAACACCCCCATCGACTACCTGGACTTCGCCTCCCCAGTGGCCGGGCTGGGCTCCAAGATGGGCCTGGACGCCACCGGCAAGTGGCCCGGCGAGACCGACCGCGAGTGGGGCACGCCCATCGTCATGGACGAGGCCGTCAAGGCCCGCGTCAGCGACCGCTGGAACGAGCTGGGCATCACGCTTTCCCCTGACAACGACACGAGGCATTCATGA
- a CDS encoding NAD(P)H-flavin reductase, translated as MTPRTLTCLVTEVEDLNPDVFRVQLEGRAEAVAHDPGQYLELRLAEDTWVPFSIANAHAGDGTIELHIQHWPERDNSARLRELMQVAERLTVRLPGGDCVLDPDSTRPLLLVAAGTGFSQMKAIIEAALHADPAREIDLWWAARERRDLYLERLPREWAAGHSGVRFHAVTEVAPEEPIEGERVQGHRGRIDQALATGLEDVAGHDVYVSGSPGMVYACVDVLASLGLEASRVFSDVFAYAPRDPIVPTAGSLVRKGRS; from the coding sequence ATGACGCCAAGGACCCTGACCTGCCTGGTCACCGAAGTCGAGGACCTCAACCCGGACGTCTTTCGCGTCCAGCTGGAGGGCCGCGCCGAGGCCGTGGCCCATGATCCCGGCCAGTACCTGGAGCTCAGGCTCGCCGAGGACACCTGGGTGCCGTTCTCCATCGCCAACGCACATGCCGGCGATGGCACCATCGAACTGCACATCCAGCACTGGCCGGAGCGGGACAACTCCGCGCGACTGCGCGAGCTGATGCAGGTGGCCGAGCGGCTGACCGTGCGCCTGCCCGGCGGTGACTGCGTGCTGGACCCGGACAGCACGCGGCCGCTGCTGCTGGTCGCCGCGGGCACCGGCTTCTCTCAGATGAAGGCGATCATCGAGGCGGCCCTGCATGCCGACCCCGCCCGCGAGATCGACCTCTGGTGGGCGGCCCGCGAGCGCCGCGACCTCTACCTGGAGCGCCTGCCCCGGGAGTGGGCCGCCGGCCACTCAGGCGTCCGTTTCCATGCCGTGACCGAGGTCGCCCCCGAGGAGCCCATCGAGGGAGAGCGCGTCCAGGGCCACCGGGGTCGCATCGACCAGGCGCTGGCGACCGGCCTCGAGGATGTCGCCGGCCATGATGTCTACGTCTCCGGCTCCCCGGGCATGGTCTATGCCTGTGTGGACGTGCTGGCGTCGCTGGGGCTCGAGGCCTCGCGGGTCTTCTCGGACGTCTTCGCCTACGCCCCCCGGGATCCCATCGTGCCCACGGCGGGCAGCCTGGTGAGGAAGGGCCGGTCATGA